The following are encoded together in the Culex pipiens pallens isolate TS chromosome 1, TS_CPP_V2, whole genome shotgun sequence genome:
- the LOC120428905 gene encoding uncharacterized protein LOC120428905, which produces MWRSFFGFVVPGENVELKTDSESEPEDRKPVVEQLLLTPKQRYAEKKRKMADEEVKALLNRRGHVKGKLTRIKTALAQPVISAAQFEVYKANIEKYYGEYDDLNNKILDSKLTEEQASENDARYLEYEHLYDEVLVKLRELTAPLERNQAVVRAGQAGQQIIVQQQPLSVPLPTFDGQYENWPKFKAIFTDLMQKSLDSDAIKLYHLEKSLVDAASGSIDAQTIKDNNYQLAWETLEERYENQRLIIDLHISGILQLKQMTKKSSKELRNLIEECARHVENLRFHKQELLGVSELIVIHILSSALDGETRELWEASIQRKQLPKYQETMDFLKKRCDILERCESAATATSAGELVLPETSSKPTTRIASAAMTSNDVECELCGGSHANFRCGSFRGMSVAERWAKIRDERMCFNCLRKGHRVESCPSERTCKCGQKHNSLLHYERTQQPPRINPGETPALSVPVEALPQVPTPRGEAWTSGTSPVVSDADDEQQTTSCFSSGAQKSSRRVLLQTAVINVVDASGRFHPCRTLLDSGSQAHILSEAMARKLGLPFEKCNVTVIGANAAKTQVKKGVTLSFASRYVNFSDKISCLVTEKPTGRIPSEKIDISAWRVPRGLQLADPHFNEPHEIDLVMGSDYVWDLLRSEEFKLANGTVTLRETDLGWIVTGSYDSSPQLSCQVVHVLNAATQRTERVPFHGARRLVQKAESVKDRFSTATKIAKKELSGTSSKEAAVKQLGEKTFLHEEPVKRCCFNSKQVLRCKEEKVIELKRSALRDNDDGLPRVGGRPVSFPHGVAYAGAVTANRNLPRKERAGARRPVGNSANRRQRPASGGLRFF; this is translated from the coding sequence ATGTGGCGTAGTTTTTTTGGGTTCGTGGTCCCGGGAGAAAACGTCGAGCTGAAAACCGATTCGGAATCCGAACCAGAAGATCGCAAGCCCGTGGTCGAACAACTTCTGCTCACTCCGAAGCAACGGTACGCGGAGAAAAAGCGGAAAATGGCGGACGAAGAGGTGAAAGCGTTGCTGAACCGGCGAGGGCACGTTAAGGGCAAGCTAACCCGGATCAAGACTGCCCTAGCCCAGCCAGTGATATCGGCAGCGCAGTTCGAGGTCTACAAGGCTAACATCGAGAAGTACTACGGTGAGTACGACGACCTGAACAATAAGATTTTGGATTCCAAACTAACGGAGGAACAGGCGAGCGAGAATGATGCTCGGTATTTGGAGTACGAGCATCTGTACGACGAGGTGTTGGTGAAGCTCAGGGAGCTCACGGCACCACTGGAACGCAACCAGGCGGTTGTCCGCGCTGGACAAGCCGGCCAGCAGATCATCGTTCAACAGCAGCCACTGAGTGTACCCCTGCCGACGTTTGACGGGCAGTACGAGAACTGGCCCAAGTTTAAAGCGATTTTCACCGATCTGATGCAGAAATCGTTAGACTCGGACGCCATAAAGCTGTACCACCTGGAGAAGTCGCTCGTTGATGCGGCTTCAGGGAGCATCGATGCCCAAACGATAAAGGACAACAACTACCAGCTTGCGTGGGAGACTCTTGAGGAGCGCTACGAAAATCAACGGCTGATCATTGACCTCCATATCAGCGGAATTCTGCAGCTGAAGCAGATGACGAAGAAGTCGTCGAAAGAACTGCGGAACCTGATTGAGGAGTGCGCCAGACACGTGGAGAACTTGCGGTTCCACAAGCAGGAACTGCTTGGTGTCTCGGAGCTGATCGTGATCCACATTCTGTCCTCTGCCCTGGACGGAGAAACGCGAGAGTTGTGGGAGGCTTCCATTCAGCGAAAGCAGCTCCCTAAGTATCAGGAGACCATGGACTTCCTGAAGAAGCGGTGCGACATACTGGAACGGTGTGAGTCTGCCGCTACCGCAACGTCTGCTGGCGAACTGGTTCTTCCAGAGACGTCATCGAAACCAACGACGAGGATCGCCTCGGCAGCCATGACTTCCAACGACGTGGAATGTGAGCTGTGTGGTGGATCGCACGCCAACTTTCGATGTGGCTCGTTCCGTGGCATGAGTGTCGCGGAGAGATGGGCCAAGATCCGTGATGAGCGGATGTGCTTCAACTGCCTGCGCAAGGGTCATCGAGTGGAAAGCTGTCCATCAGAGCGTACCTGCAAGTGCGGCCAGAAGCACAACAGTTTGCTGCATTATGAGCGGACTCAGCAGCCCCCACGGATCAATCCCGGAGAAACCCCAGCTCTCTCCGTGCCGGTCGAGGCTCTTCCACAAGTACCGACCCCCCGTGGTGAGGCTTGGACAAGTGGAACAAGTCCTGTTGTCTCTGACGCCGACGACGAGCAACAGACAACGTCTTGTTTCAGCAGCGGAGCACAGAAGTCGTCCCGGAGAGTACTTCTGCAGACTGCTGTTATCAACGTTGTGGACGCATCCGGTAGATTCCATCCGTGTCGCACGTTGCTGGATTCCGGCTCACAAGCGCACATTCTGTCGGAGGCGATGGCGCGGAAACTCGGCCTACCCTTCGAGAAGTGCAACGTTACGGTCATCGGAGCTAACGCAGCAAAGACGCAAGTGAAAAAGGGTGTCACCCTGAGTTTTGCGTCCAGGTACGTTAACTTCAGCGACAAAATTTCGTGCCTTGTCACCGAGAAACCGACGGGACGGATCCCGTCTGAGAAGATCGACATCTCTGCCTGGCGCGTCCCACGGGGATTGCAGCTGGCAGATCCACACTTCAACGAGCCGCACGAGATCGATCTGGTGATGGGATCAGATTACGTGTGGGATTTGTTGCGATCGGAAGAGTTCAAGCTTGCAAACGGCACGGTGACACTGCGAGAGACCGATCTGGGCTGGATCGTGACCGGCTCGTACGACTCGTCTCCGCAGTTGAGTTGCCAAGTCGTCCACGTGCTGAACGCCGCTACGCAAAGAACGGAACGTGTCCCGTTCCATGGAGCGCGACGTCTGGTGCAGAAAGCAGAGTCGGTGAAAGACCGGTTCTCAACTGCCACCAAGATCGCGAAGAAGGAACTGTCCGGAACCAGCTCCAAGGAAGCAGCAGTGAAGCAGCTGGGAGAGAAGACGTTCCTGCATGAAGAACCGGTAAAAAGGTGCTGCTTCAATTCGAAGCAAGTGTTGAGGTGTAAGGAAGAGAAAGTGATTGAACTCAAAAGAAGTGCCCTGAGAGACAACGACGACGGCCTGCCAAGAGTCGGTGGACGTCCGGTGAGCTTTCCGCACGGCGTGGCTTACGCTGGTGCTGTGACGGCGAACCGCAACCTACCCAGGAAGGAGCGCGCTGGTGCGCGTAGGCCTGTTGGCAACTCTGCCAACCGAAGACAGCGACCTGCTTCAGGAGGACTTCGGTTCTTCTGA
- the LOC120428908 gene encoding sodium-coupled monocarboxylate transporter 1 isoform X3 → MARSFMDLLWDYGVFIVFIIFSTLVPLWGRFFGKKEKTKADYVFGVGTISMGAMMLSIARGTLGVRSFLGYPSELFYRGAAMWETLYGMVTAYPIVCFVFIPVYFNLGVTSVYQYLDLRFNSRLVRCLASGTYVIRSLLNLGVTVYTPTVALNTVIGIPYWASLLGISVISIIFNLLGGLKAAITADVIQGVTMILISFGIIIQSMISVGGFDKIFTTPAEDGRLNFFNFTGDFTVRVDTTSAWLGQLFMSLSIFGCQQNFVQRYLSMSTFKEVRRTLMSNIPVVIGLFSLAWIVGMGVYSVYAQCDPMAAGYINKMDEILPFFVEDKFSYLPGVLGLFMASLFNGALSLNVSNLNSLATVTWEDFLSHLPRFKGISDKQQLNIIKFIGSVYGVMVMGVGFAVGLLSGVIESSMLMTSATSGPLLGVFLLAMLVPMANWKGAASGMIISHIITLWITFGSLTIEKEVVLLPTSVESCTNETFSTGIIKPSKSWLLSNTPLEVESDFSYLDSPFSDPQTQQSSSSSFPDSLYSVSYMYYSLIGTFITVIVGTIVSYATAHRDDAYDHKLLHPAIYRLSRLLPGKARRYVNNPDIRPKVRMESKVPLDKLEQDNFGFDGQSEAVVVVSEKKVSPLEPGIFVVSLSDSEKSSTVEKQNETYRKLDEDLREVRT, encoded by the exons ATGGCACGCAGCTTTATGGACCTGCTGTGGGACTACGGCGTGTTCATCGTGTTCATAATCTTTTCCACGCTGGTTCCGCTGTGGGGCCGATTCTTCGGCAAGAAGGAGAAAACCAAAGCGGACTACGTGTTCGGCGTGGGGACGATCTCGATGGGCGCCATGATGCTGTCGATCGCACGCGGAACGCTCGGAGTGCGGTCCTTTTTGGGTTATCCCAGCGAGCTTTTCTACCGCGGGGCGGCCATGTGGGAAACGCTGTACGGCATGGTGACGGCCTATCCGATCGTGTGCTTCGTGTTTATTCCGGTGTACTTTAACCTGGGTGTTACCTCAGTGTATCAGTATTTGGATTTGAG GTTCAACAGTCGCTTGGTGCGTTGCTTGGCCTCCGGAACGTACGTGATCCGATCGCTGCTCAACCTGGGCGTTACGGTGTACACACCGACCGTGGCTCTGAACACTGTGATTGGAATCCCGTACTGGGCATCGTTGCTGGGAATTTCGGTCATCTCGATCATCTTCAACCTGCTGGGAGGCTTGAAGGCGGCCATCACAGCAGACGTGATTCAGGGCGTTACCATGATCTTGATCTCGTTCGGAATCATTATCCAATCAATGATTAGCGTAGGAGGATTCGACAAAATCTTCACGACCCCAGCCGAGGATGGTCGGttgaactttttcaactttactGGAGACTTCACCGTTCGGGTGGACACGACCTCCGCCTGGCTTGGTCAGCTTTTCATGTCGTTGAGCATCTTTGGTTGTCAGCAAAACTTTGTCCAGCGCTACCTTAGCATGAGTACGTTCAAGGAAGTTCGGCGTACGTTGATGAGCAACATTCCCGTGGTGATTGGATTGTTTTCACTCGCTTGGATCGTCGGAATGGGAGTTTACTCCGTATACGCCCAATGTGACCCGATGGCCGCTGGGTACATCAACAAAATGGACGAGATTCTGCCGTTCTTCGTGGAAGACAAGTTCTCCTATCTCCCAGGAGTTCTGGGCCTGTTCATGGCATCGCTGTTCAACGGAGCACTTAGCTTGAACGTTTCCAACCTCAACTCGCTGGCCACGGTCACGTGGGAGGACTTCCTGTCGCATCTGCCGCGTTTCAAGGGAATCAGCGATAAGCAGCAACTGAACATTATCAAGTTCATCGGGTCGGTGTACGGAGTGATGGTAATGGGAGTGGGCTTCGCCGTGGGATTGCTGTCGGGCGTCATCGAAAGCAGTATGCTTATGACATCGGCTACCTCGGGTCCGTTGCTGGGAGTGTTTCTACTGGCAATGCTGGTCCCCATGGCAAATTGGAAGGGTGCCGCAAGCGGGATGATCATCTCGCACATCATTACGCTGTGGATCACCTTTGGAAGTCTGACAATCGAGAAGGAAGTTGTGCTTTTGCCAACATCCGTTGAG AGTTGCACCAACGAAACCTTCTCCACCGGTATCATCAAACCCTCCAAGTCCTGGCTCCTATCCAACACTCCCCTCGAAGTGGAGTCCGACTTTTCGTACCTGGACAGTCCCTTTTCCGACCCCCAAACCCAACAATCGTCATCCTCCTCCTTCCCGGACAGCCTTTACTCGGTGTCCTACATGTACTACAGCCTCATCGGTACCTTCATCACAGTTATCGTCGGAACGATAGTCAGTTACGCGACCGCCCACCGGGATGACGCCTACGACCACAAGCTCCTACACCCGGCCATCTACCGGCTCAGTCGGCTTCTGCCCGGCAAGGCGCGCCGTTACGTCAACAATCCGGACATTCGGCCCAAGGTGCGGATGGAGTCCAAGGTGCCGCTCGACAAGCTGGAACAGGACAACTTTGGCTTCGACGGGCAGTCCGAAGCGGTGGTGGTGGTAAGCGAGAAGAAGGTCTCACCCTTGGAGCCGGGGATATTCGTCGTTAGCTTGAGTGACAGTGAAAAGAGTTCCACCGTTGAGAAACAGAACGAAACGTACCGGAAGCTGGACGAGGATCTGAGGGAAGTGAGGACTTGA
- the LOC120428908 gene encoding sodium-coupled monocarboxylate transporter 1 isoform X1 gives MSRLMARSFMDLLWDYGVFIVFIIFSTLVPLWGRFFGKKEKTKADYVFGVGTISMGAMMLSIARGTLGVRSFLGYPSELFYRGAAMWETLYGMVTAYPIVCFVFIPVYFNLGVTSVYQYLDLRFNSRLVRCLASGTYVIRSLLNLGVTVYTPTVALNTVIGIPYWASLLGISVISIIFNLLGGLKAAITADVIQGVTMILISFGIIIQSMISVGGFDKIFTTPAEDGRLNFFNFTGDFTVRVDTTSAWLGQLFMSLSIFGCQQNFVQRYLSMSTFKEVRRTLMSNIPVVIGLFSLAWIVGMGVYSVYAQCDPMAAGYINKMDEILPFFVEDKFSYLPGVLGLFMASLFNGALSLNVSNLNSLATVTWEDFLSHLPRFKGISDKQQLNIIKFIGSVYGVMVMGVGFAVGLLSGVIESSMLMTSATSGPLLGVFLLAMLVPMANWKGAASGMIISHIITLWITFGSLTIEKEVVLLPTSVESCTNETFSTGIIKPSKSWLLSNTPLEVESDFSYLDSPFSDPQTQQSSSSSFPDSLYSVSYMYYSLIGTFITVIVGTIVSYATAHRDDAYDHKLLHPAIYRLSRLLPGKARRYVNNPDIRPKVRMESKVPLDKLEQDNFGFDGQSEAVVVVSEKKVSPLEPGIFVVSLSDSEKSSTVEKQNETYRKLDEDLREVRT, from the exons ATGTCGAGACTT ATGGCACGCAGCTTTATGGACCTGCTGTGGGACTACGGCGTGTTCATCGTGTTCATAATCTTTTCCACGCTGGTTCCGCTGTGGGGCCGATTCTTCGGCAAGAAGGAGAAAACCAAAGCGGACTACGTGTTCGGCGTGGGGACGATCTCGATGGGCGCCATGATGCTGTCGATCGCACGCGGAACGCTCGGAGTGCGGTCCTTTTTGGGTTATCCCAGCGAGCTTTTCTACCGCGGGGCGGCCATGTGGGAAACGCTGTACGGCATGGTGACGGCCTATCCGATCGTGTGCTTCGTGTTTATTCCGGTGTACTTTAACCTGGGTGTTACCTCAGTGTATCAGTATTTGGATTTGAG GTTCAACAGTCGCTTGGTGCGTTGCTTGGCCTCCGGAACGTACGTGATCCGATCGCTGCTCAACCTGGGCGTTACGGTGTACACACCGACCGTGGCTCTGAACACTGTGATTGGAATCCCGTACTGGGCATCGTTGCTGGGAATTTCGGTCATCTCGATCATCTTCAACCTGCTGGGAGGCTTGAAGGCGGCCATCACAGCAGACGTGATTCAGGGCGTTACCATGATCTTGATCTCGTTCGGAATCATTATCCAATCAATGATTAGCGTAGGAGGATTCGACAAAATCTTCACGACCCCAGCCGAGGATGGTCGGttgaactttttcaactttactGGAGACTTCACCGTTCGGGTGGACACGACCTCCGCCTGGCTTGGTCAGCTTTTCATGTCGTTGAGCATCTTTGGTTGTCAGCAAAACTTTGTCCAGCGCTACCTTAGCATGAGTACGTTCAAGGAAGTTCGGCGTACGTTGATGAGCAACATTCCCGTGGTGATTGGATTGTTTTCACTCGCTTGGATCGTCGGAATGGGAGTTTACTCCGTATACGCCCAATGTGACCCGATGGCCGCTGGGTACATCAACAAAATGGACGAGATTCTGCCGTTCTTCGTGGAAGACAAGTTCTCCTATCTCCCAGGAGTTCTGGGCCTGTTCATGGCATCGCTGTTCAACGGAGCACTTAGCTTGAACGTTTCCAACCTCAACTCGCTGGCCACGGTCACGTGGGAGGACTTCCTGTCGCATCTGCCGCGTTTCAAGGGAATCAGCGATAAGCAGCAACTGAACATTATCAAGTTCATCGGGTCGGTGTACGGAGTGATGGTAATGGGAGTGGGCTTCGCCGTGGGATTGCTGTCGGGCGTCATCGAAAGCAGTATGCTTATGACATCGGCTACCTCGGGTCCGTTGCTGGGAGTGTTTCTACTGGCAATGCTGGTCCCCATGGCAAATTGGAAGGGTGCCGCAAGCGGGATGATCATCTCGCACATCATTACGCTGTGGATCACCTTTGGAAGTCTGACAATCGAGAAGGAAGTTGTGCTTTTGCCAACATCCGTTGAG AGTTGCACCAACGAAACCTTCTCCACCGGTATCATCAAACCCTCCAAGTCCTGGCTCCTATCCAACACTCCCCTCGAAGTGGAGTCCGACTTTTCGTACCTGGACAGTCCCTTTTCCGACCCCCAAACCCAACAATCGTCATCCTCCTCCTTCCCGGACAGCCTTTACTCGGTGTCCTACATGTACTACAGCCTCATCGGTACCTTCATCACAGTTATCGTCGGAACGATAGTCAGTTACGCGACCGCCCACCGGGATGACGCCTACGACCACAAGCTCCTACACCCGGCCATCTACCGGCTCAGTCGGCTTCTGCCCGGCAAGGCGCGCCGTTACGTCAACAATCCGGACATTCGGCCCAAGGTGCGGATGGAGTCCAAGGTGCCGCTCGACAAGCTGGAACAGGACAACTTTGGCTTCGACGGGCAGTCCGAAGCGGTGGTGGTGGTAAGCGAGAAGAAGGTCTCACCCTTGGAGCCGGGGATATTCGTCGTTAGCTTGAGTGACAGTGAAAAGAGTTCCACCGTTGAGAAACAGAACGAAACGTACCGGAAGCTGGACGAGGATCTGAGGGAAGTGAGGACTTGA
- the LOC120428908 gene encoding sodium-coupled monocarboxylate transporter 1 isoform X2: MMARSFMDLLWDYGVFIVFIIFSTLVPLWGRFFGKKEKTKADYVFGVGTISMGAMMLSIARGTLGVRSFLGYPSELFYRGAAMWETLYGMVTAYPIVCFVFIPVYFNLGVTSVYQYLDLRFNSRLVRCLASGTYVIRSLLNLGVTVYTPTVALNTVIGIPYWASLLGISVISIIFNLLGGLKAAITADVIQGVTMILISFGIIIQSMISVGGFDKIFTTPAEDGRLNFFNFTGDFTVRVDTTSAWLGQLFMSLSIFGCQQNFVQRYLSMSTFKEVRRTLMSNIPVVIGLFSLAWIVGMGVYSVYAQCDPMAAGYINKMDEILPFFVEDKFSYLPGVLGLFMASLFNGALSLNVSNLNSLATVTWEDFLSHLPRFKGISDKQQLNIIKFIGSVYGVMVMGVGFAVGLLSGVIESSMLMTSATSGPLLGVFLLAMLVPMANWKGAASGMIISHIITLWITFGSLTIEKEVVLLPTSVESCTNETFSTGIIKPSKSWLLSNTPLEVESDFSYLDSPFSDPQTQQSSSSSFPDSLYSVSYMYYSLIGTFITVIVGTIVSYATAHRDDAYDHKLLHPAIYRLSRLLPGKARRYVNNPDIRPKVRMESKVPLDKLEQDNFGFDGQSEAVVVVSEKKVSPLEPGIFVVSLSDSEKSSTVEKQNETYRKLDEDLREVRT; encoded by the exons ATGGCACGCAGCTTTATGGACCTGCTGTGGGACTACGGCGTGTTCATCGTGTTCATAATCTTTTCCACGCTGGTTCCGCTGTGGGGCCGATTCTTCGGCAAGAAGGAGAAAACCAAAGCGGACTACGTGTTCGGCGTGGGGACGATCTCGATGGGCGCCATGATGCTGTCGATCGCACGCGGAACGCTCGGAGTGCGGTCCTTTTTGGGTTATCCCAGCGAGCTTTTCTACCGCGGGGCGGCCATGTGGGAAACGCTGTACGGCATGGTGACGGCCTATCCGATCGTGTGCTTCGTGTTTATTCCGGTGTACTTTAACCTGGGTGTTACCTCAGTGTATCAGTATTTGGATTTGAG GTTCAACAGTCGCTTGGTGCGTTGCTTGGCCTCCGGAACGTACGTGATCCGATCGCTGCTCAACCTGGGCGTTACGGTGTACACACCGACCGTGGCTCTGAACACTGTGATTGGAATCCCGTACTGGGCATCGTTGCTGGGAATTTCGGTCATCTCGATCATCTTCAACCTGCTGGGAGGCTTGAAGGCGGCCATCACAGCAGACGTGATTCAGGGCGTTACCATGATCTTGATCTCGTTCGGAATCATTATCCAATCAATGATTAGCGTAGGAGGATTCGACAAAATCTTCACGACCCCAGCCGAGGATGGTCGGttgaactttttcaactttactGGAGACTTCACCGTTCGGGTGGACACGACCTCCGCCTGGCTTGGTCAGCTTTTCATGTCGTTGAGCATCTTTGGTTGTCAGCAAAACTTTGTCCAGCGCTACCTTAGCATGAGTACGTTCAAGGAAGTTCGGCGTACGTTGATGAGCAACATTCCCGTGGTGATTGGATTGTTTTCACTCGCTTGGATCGTCGGAATGGGAGTTTACTCCGTATACGCCCAATGTGACCCGATGGCCGCTGGGTACATCAACAAAATGGACGAGATTCTGCCGTTCTTCGTGGAAGACAAGTTCTCCTATCTCCCAGGAGTTCTGGGCCTGTTCATGGCATCGCTGTTCAACGGAGCACTTAGCTTGAACGTTTCCAACCTCAACTCGCTGGCCACGGTCACGTGGGAGGACTTCCTGTCGCATCTGCCGCGTTTCAAGGGAATCAGCGATAAGCAGCAACTGAACATTATCAAGTTCATCGGGTCGGTGTACGGAGTGATGGTAATGGGAGTGGGCTTCGCCGTGGGATTGCTGTCGGGCGTCATCGAAAGCAGTATGCTTATGACATCGGCTACCTCGGGTCCGTTGCTGGGAGTGTTTCTACTGGCAATGCTGGTCCCCATGGCAAATTGGAAGGGTGCCGCAAGCGGGATGATCATCTCGCACATCATTACGCTGTGGATCACCTTTGGAAGTCTGACAATCGAGAAGGAAGTTGTGCTTTTGCCAACATCCGTTGAG AGTTGCACCAACGAAACCTTCTCCACCGGTATCATCAAACCCTCCAAGTCCTGGCTCCTATCCAACACTCCCCTCGAAGTGGAGTCCGACTTTTCGTACCTGGACAGTCCCTTTTCCGACCCCCAAACCCAACAATCGTCATCCTCCTCCTTCCCGGACAGCCTTTACTCGGTGTCCTACATGTACTACAGCCTCATCGGTACCTTCATCACAGTTATCGTCGGAACGATAGTCAGTTACGCGACCGCCCACCGGGATGACGCCTACGACCACAAGCTCCTACACCCGGCCATCTACCGGCTCAGTCGGCTTCTGCCCGGCAAGGCGCGCCGTTACGTCAACAATCCGGACATTCGGCCCAAGGTGCGGATGGAGTCCAAGGTGCCGCTCGACAAGCTGGAACAGGACAACTTTGGCTTCGACGGGCAGTCCGAAGCGGTGGTGGTGGTAAGCGAGAAGAAGGTCTCACCCTTGGAGCCGGGGATATTCGTCGTTAGCTTGAGTGACAGTGAAAAGAGTTCCACCGTTGAGAAACAGAACGAAACGTACCGGAAGCTGGACGAGGATCTGAGGGAAGTGAGGACTTGA